From Bacillus oleivorans, a single genomic window includes:
- a CDS encoding ATP-binding protein, producing MKRLVIMTVGKTHSGKTTFAKALEQKLQNSIVIDQDNHAEFINNFYKSLQPKQGPNTLKYSISKTIVDYAVDHSNFHLILCNSNRTRKARLNLFKYFHSKGFISILVNFDIPDEVLQARVAATQRSTSIFRSAASFEEVLIRQQAESHNSEVKAPIESEADYLFVIKNSDDVHSVSREIVKIAQE from the coding sequence ATGAAACGGTTAGTGATTATGACAGTCGGCAAGACACATAGCGGGAAAACCACATTTGCTAAAGCTTTAGAACAGAAGTTACAAAATTCAATAGTAATTGACCAAGATAACCATGCTGAATTTATCAACAATTTTTATAAATCGTTACAGCCGAAGCAAGGACCTAATACCCTCAAGTACTCAATCAGTAAAACGATTGTTGATTATGCGGTTGATCACTCTAATTTTCATTTAATTCTGTGCAACTCAAATCGCACCCGCAAAGCCCGTTTGAATCTCTTCAAGTATTTTCATAGTAAAGGGTTTATCAGTATCCTCGTTAATTTCGATATTCCAGATGAAGTTCTTCAAGCACGGGTCGCTGCAACTCAGCGAAGCACATCTATATTTCGGAGTGCTGCTAGCTTCGAGGAAGTGCTTATTCGTCAGCAGGCTGAATCTCATAATAGCGAAGTTAAAGCACCAATAGAAAGTGAAGCCGATTATTTATTTGTAATAAAGAATTCTGATGATGTTCATTCCGTCTCTCGAGAAATTGTTAAGATTGCTCAAGAGTGA
- a CDS encoding S26 family signal peptidase gives MKKIVFVITLSFFLVGCSEISSSEPLTYNETSREVTTIEHLDSKMFTHHYMYDNMDRGNHDYFNKTLVVDPNYKEVSRGDVVLFEKDNGERSLSRIVALPEETIAIQKGQIYINNKKLDTFYGFAHRAGLDKKAYVELMENETNQKSVKEVFNYSMKNLTLSNEEYYLVSDDWFRGEMLVVRKDKIIGQVMGYKK, from the coding sequence ATGAAGAAGATTGTATTTGTAATTACCTTATCCTTTTTCTTAGTTGGTTGTTCTGAAATTTCCTCAAGTGAACCCCTTACTTACAACGAAACCTCTCGCGAAGTTACTACAATAGAACACCTTGACTCAAAAATGTTCACGCATCATTATATGTACGATAACATGGACAGGGGAAATCATGATTACTTTAATAAAACATTAGTAGTGGATCCAAATTATAAAGAAGTTTCTAGAGGAGACGTAGTATTATTTGAAAAGGACAATGGTGAAAGATCTCTCTCAAGGATAGTTGCACTTCCAGAAGAAACAATCGCTATCCAAAAAGGGCAGATTTACATTAATAATAAAAAATTAGATACCTTTTATGGTTTTGCCCACCGAGCAGGTCTTGATAAAAAAGCATATGTAGAATTAATGGAAAATGAAACTAATCAAAAATCTGTTAAAGAAGTATTTAATTATAGTATGAAAAACCTGACACTATCGAACGAAGAATATTATTTAGTTAGTGACGATTGGTTTAGAGGAGAAATGCTAGTCGTAAGAAAAGATAAAATCATTGGGCAAGTAATGGGATATAAAAAATAG
- a CDS encoding zinc dependent phospholipase C family protein, whose translation MGSRIMHYCISSVIADKMKMEYKNEFMLGGIAPDIHGLMGVPKGLTHFQDKAGNRHVDYLKFFKTYKNVINEPFYLGYLCHLISDEVWLDMFFKKVEYISPEQWKETLQTCYRDFERLNGRIVEQYSLQFHQHTIPNVNIEGYNTEFLPTLLRLLSNDFLINEELMSEHLELFINDNSEIIEYIDKSVSKSLNFISDFVS comes from the coding sequence TTGGGTTCAAGAATTATGCATTACTGTATTTCATCCGTAATAGCTGACAAGATGAAAATGGAGTATAAAAATGAATTTATGTTAGGTGGTATAGCCCCTGATATTCATGGACTAATGGGGGTTCCAAAGGGTTTAACACATTTTCAAGATAAAGCTGGAAATAGACATGTAGATTACTTGAAATTTTTTAAAACATATAAAAATGTAATCAACGAACCTTTTTATCTTGGGTATTTATGTCACTTAATTTCGGATGAAGTTTGGTTAGATATGTTTTTTAAAAAAGTAGAGTACATTTCACCAGAACAATGGAAAGAAACGTTACAAACATGTTATCGAGATTTTGAAAGATTAAATGGGCGTATTGTCGAACAATACTCTTTACAATTTCACCAACACACCATTCCAAATGTAAACATAGAAGGATACAATACCGAGTTTTTACCCACTTTGCTTCGATTGTTATCTAACGACTTTTTAATAAATGAAGAATTAATGAGTGAGCATTTGGAACTTTTTATAAATGATAATAGTGAAATTATTGAGTATATTGACAAGTCAGTAAGTAAAAGTTTAAATTTTATATCTGATTTTGTAAGTTAA
- a CDS encoding cupin domain-containing protein, whose amino-acid sequence MNGTNFSVVETGSFSSLLSTTKDPIPGKYFLKDRLGLTGMEVSLNQLPEGGSIPFYHTHRENEELYLFIGGRGQFQVDGQVFDVTEGTAVRVSPKGERTLRNNGTSDLYFIVIQVQAGSLCQWVETDGVIIDKHVTWQE is encoded by the coding sequence ATGAATGGAACAAATTTCAGTGTTGTGGAAACAGGTTCTTTTAGCAGTCTTTTGAGTACGACGAAGGATCCCATCCCAGGTAAGTACTTTCTGAAGGATAGGCTTGGACTAACCGGCATGGAGGTATCACTGAACCAACTGCCGGAAGGAGGCTCTATCCCGTTCTATCACACACATAGAGAGAATGAGGAGCTATACCTTTTTATTGGCGGCCGAGGTCAGTTCCAGGTGGATGGACAGGTTTTTGATGTCACGGAAGGAACTGCGGTTCGCGTTTCGCCTAAAGGCGAACGCACGCTACGCAATAACGGTACAAGCGATTTGTATTTCATCGTAATTCAAGTCCAGGCGGGCAGTCTCTGTCAATGGGTGGAGACGGATGGCGTCATAATCGATAAACACGTGACCTGGCAGGAATAG
- a CDS encoding YdeI/OmpD-associated family protein, whose amino-acid sequence MTNSRKNRKVDGFIRKAQKWKEEFETLRNIVLDCELTEDIKWMHPCYMFENKNIVLIHGFKEYCALLFHKGALLQDPHGILIQQTENVQAVRQIRFTNVQEIVEMESILKAYINEAVEVEKAGLEVNLKETSEFTIPEELQNKFDEIPALKTAFKSLTPGRQRAYILYFSNAKQSKTRESRVEKYIQQILNGKGLND is encoded by the coding sequence ATGACAAATAGTAGAAAGAATCGTAAGGTTGATGGGTTTATAAGAAAAGCCCAAAAGTGGAAGGAAGAATTTGAGACGTTGAGAAATATCGTTCTTGACTGTGAGCTGACCGAAGATATTAAGTGGATGCATCCTTGTTACATGTTTGAGAACAAAAACATTGTTTTAATACATGGATTTAAAGAATATTGCGCGCTTCTGTTTCACAAAGGTGCCTTGTTGCAGGATCCCCATGGGATTCTAATCCAACAAACGGAGAATGTACAGGCGGTGCGCCAGATTCGGTTCACCAATGTTCAAGAAATAGTTGAGATGGAATCCATCTTGAAAGCCTATATTAATGAAGCCGTTGAAGTTGAAAAAGCCGGATTGGAAGTGAATTTAAAAGAGACTTCAGAATTTACTATTCCTGAAGAACTTCAAAATAAATTCGATGAAATCCCTGCCTTAAAAACTGCTTTTAAAAGCTTGACGCCGGGACGACAAAGAGCATACATTCTTTATTTTTCTAATGCCAAGCAATCTAAAACTCGAGAGTCAAGGGTTGAAAAATATATACAGCAAATTCTCAATGGAAAGGGATTAAATGATTAG
- a CDS encoding GNAT family N-acetyltransferase, translating into MWVNKGFSISTKKEYLDLPLIHNFLSQEAYWSKGIPEQIVKKAIEVSPLCFGVYKGEAGKDGFEQVGFARVITDLATFAYLCDVFILPDYRKLGLSKWLMDIITNHSELQVVRRFMLATNDAHSL; encoded by the coding sequence ATGTGGGTTAATAAAGGATTTTCAATTTCTACAAAAAAAGAGTATTTAGATCTGCCATTAATACATAACTTTTTAAGTCAAGAAGCGTACTGGTCAAAGGGTATACCTGAGCAAATAGTAAAAAAGGCAATTGAAGTTTCTCCGCTATGTTTTGGAGTCTATAAAGGTGAAGCAGGTAAAGACGGTTTTGAACAAGTTGGTTTTGCAAGGGTAATTACTGATTTAGCCACGTTTGCTTATCTTTGTGATGTGTTTATATTGCCAGATTATCGTAAATTAGGGTTATCAAAATGGTTAATGGATATTATCACAAATCATTCCGAATTACAGGTTGTTCGTAGATTTATGCTAGCCACTAATGATGCACATTCATTATAA
- the spoVK gene encoding stage V sporulation protein K has protein sequence MDQPIRLKNNGQISIVLNSQKRKNLKDSPFEKKHTISHSVGNEHAELREIEEELGALVGMSEMKKMIKEIYAWIYVNKKREEAGLKSGKQALHMMFRGNPGTGKTTVARLIGKLFQKMNVLSKGHLIEAERADLVGEYIGHTAQKTRDLIKKAIGGILFIDEAYSLGRGGEKDFGKEAIDTLVKHMEDKQHEFILILAGYSREMEYFLTLNPGLESRFPLVLDFPDYSVDELMEIGSRMLKEKEYVLSLEAEKKLRDHLIWKKSLLSPSAFSNGRYVRNQIERAIRSQAMRLLLNNQYDRQELMTIRSHDLHFEEDDD, from the coding sequence TTGGACCAACCAATTCGATTAAAGAATAATGGTCAGATAAGCATTGTGTTAAATTCACAAAAACGAAAAAATCTCAAAGATTCTCCATTTGAAAAAAAGCACACCATCTCCCATTCAGTCGGAAATGAGCACGCGGAATTAAGGGAGATCGAAGAAGAACTAGGTGCCTTAGTAGGCATGTCAGAAATGAAAAAAATGATAAAAGAAATTTATGCGTGGATATATGTGAATAAGAAGCGTGAAGAAGCCGGTCTTAAGTCGGGAAAACAGGCATTGCACATGATGTTTCGCGGAAATCCCGGTACAGGGAAAACGACAGTTGCAAGATTAATAGGTAAGCTGTTTCAAAAAATGAACGTCCTGTCAAAAGGGCACCTGATTGAAGCGGAACGTGCAGATTTAGTGGGAGAGTACATTGGACATACTGCACAAAAAACAAGAGATTTAATTAAAAAAGCAATCGGCGGTATTTTATTTATTGACGAGGCCTATTCTTTAGGCCGCGGCGGAGAAAAGGATTTCGGCAAAGAAGCAATAGACACCCTCGTTAAGCACATGGAAGATAAGCAGCACGAATTTATTTTAATTTTAGCGGGCTATTCAAGAGAGATGGAATACTTTTTAACATTAAACCCCGGATTAGAATCAAGATTCCCGCTCGTTCTAGACTTTCCCGATTATAGTGTGGACGAATTAATGGAAATTGGCAGCCGAATGTTGAAAGAGAAAGAATACGTATTAAGTTTGGAAGCTGAAAAGAAGCTGAGGGATCATCTAATTTGGAAAAAATCTCTCTTAAGCCCATCAGCCTTTTCTAACGGCCGATACGTTCGCAATCAAATAGAACGCGCCATCCGTTCACAAGCTATGAGACTATTACTTAACAATCAGTACGATCGTCAAGAACTTATGACAATCCGAAGTCACGATCTGCATTTTGAAGAAGATGATGATTAA
- the hflX gene encoding GTPase HflX, producing the protein MEDERFQYLMEELGSLAHTANAEVVMVVVQKRDRIDNATYIGKGKVAELQALEEEFEPSLFIFNDELSPSQVRNLGRELNAKIIDRTQLILDIFARRAQSREGKLQVELAQLEYLLPRLGGQGAQLSRLGGGIGTRGPGETKLETDRRHINRRIDELKRQLEQVRKHRERYRDRRKKNNVFQISLVGYTNAGKSTIFNRLTDEETLEENLLFATLDPTTRKLRLPSGFQALLTDTVGFIQHLPTTLVAAFRSTLEEVKEADLLIHVVDSSHPDYDQHERTVRSLLEKLEASTIPEIVVYNKKDASPANFVRLSTQNSLHISALKAEDLDLLLQTIQQFVTAEMKPYDVQLSSSQGKTMNQLKLETIVKEVVYDEEKDQYRCKGFAPEWHPLFTHQER; encoded by the coding sequence ATGGAAGATGAACGGTTTCAATATTTAATGGAAGAACTGGGTTCCTTAGCTCACACTGCAAACGCAGAGGTAGTGATGGTGGTTGTCCAAAAGCGGGACCGAATCGACAATGCAACTTACATAGGAAAAGGAAAAGTGGCAGAACTGCAGGCATTAGAGGAAGAATTCGAACCGAGTCTTTTTATCTTTAATGATGAGTTATCTCCAAGCCAGGTGCGCAACTTAGGAAGGGAATTAAATGCAAAAATCATTGATCGCACCCAGCTGATTTTAGATATATTCGCGAGAAGAGCGCAATCAAGAGAAGGGAAACTCCAGGTTGAACTGGCGCAGCTCGAATATTTACTGCCTAGATTAGGCGGCCAAGGTGCCCAACTCTCCAGATTAGGAGGGGGAATTGGGACTAGAGGACCTGGGGAAACCAAACTGGAAACGGACAGAAGACATATTAATCGCAGAATTGATGAATTAAAACGCCAGCTCGAACAGGTGAGAAAGCACAGGGAACGGTATCGGGACCGCCGCAAAAAAAATAATGTGTTTCAAATTTCATTGGTCGGTTATACGAATGCTGGAAAGTCCACAATTTTTAACCGTTTAACTGATGAAGAGACATTAGAAGAAAACCTGTTATTTGCGACGCTTGATCCAACGACGAGAAAACTTCGTTTGCCAAGCGGGTTTCAAGCCTTACTTACGGATACAGTTGGATTTATTCAGCATTTGCCAACGACGTTAGTAGCAGCCTTCCGCTCGACATTAGAAGAAGTCAAGGAAGCGGACCTTTTAATTCATGTCGTCGACAGTTCCCATCCAGACTATGATCAGCATGAACGAACCGTCCGTTCGCTGCTAGAAAAGCTCGAAGCCTCTACCATTCCTGAGATTGTAGTCTATAATAAGAAAGATGCAAGTCCGGCGAACTTTGTGCGTTTATCCACACAAAACAGTTTACACATTAGTGCTTTGAAAGCAGAAGATTTAGATTTGCTTCTGCAAACAATTCAGCAATTTGTTACAGCTGAAATGAAACCATATGATGTGCAGCTCTCAAGCAGCCAAGGAAAAACGATGAATCAATTAAAGTTAGAAACCATCGTGAAAGAGGTTGTTTATGATGAGGAAAAGGATCAGTATCGCTGCAAAGGCTTTGCTCCAGAATGGCATCCACTATTTACACATCAAGAAAGGTAA
- a CDS encoding aminotransferase class I/II-fold pyridoxal phosphate-dependent enzyme, with product MFLYLNHGKQIKETVDLVEQKIAPIHKRIDEMVLSNQNKVLRSFQANKVSDSHFNPTTGYGYDDMGRDTLEKVYADVFGGEAALVRPQIISGTHAITIALFGILRPGDELLYITGNPYDTLEEIVGIRGEGDGSLKDFGISYQAVPLTEQGQIDLEAVQSAIKPNTKMIGIQRSKGYAVRPSFTVNEIKEMIDFVKSIKDDVVVFVDNCYGEFVEEIEPCQVGADLMAGSLIKNPGGGLAKIGGYIVGKEKYVKSCSYRLTSPGIGAEAGASLYSLQEMYQGFFLAPHVVGQALKGAVFTACFLEQFGMKTEPSWDATRTDLIQSVQFDSTEKMVAFCQAIQYASPINSHVTPYPSYMPGYEDDVIMAAGTFIQGASLELTADGPIRPPYVAYVQGGLTYEHVKLAVCYAMDRVL from the coding sequence ATGTTTTTATATTTAAATCATGGCAAACAAATCAAAGAAACGGTCGACTTGGTTGAACAGAAGATCGCACCAATTCATAAACGAATTGATGAAATGGTGCTTTCGAATCAAAATAAAGTATTAAGAAGTTTTCAGGCCAACAAAGTGAGTGACTCACACTTTAATCCGACTACCGGGTACGGCTATGACGACATGGGGAGAGATACGCTGGAAAAAGTGTATGCCGATGTCTTTGGCGGGGAAGCAGCTCTAGTCCGGCCGCAAATTATTTCAGGAACACATGCGATCACGATTGCCTTGTTTGGTATCTTGCGACCTGGCGATGAACTTCTATATATAACGGGGAATCCATACGATACGCTCGAAGAAATTGTTGGAATTAGAGGAGAAGGGGATGGTTCGTTAAAGGATTTCGGGATCAGTTATCAGGCTGTTCCTTTAACTGAACAAGGGCAGATTGACTTGGAAGCAGTTCAATCAGCTATTAAGCCGAATACGAAAATGATCGGAATCCAGCGCTCCAAAGGGTATGCGGTACGCCCATCTTTTACCGTAAACGAAATTAAAGAAATGATTGATTTTGTTAAAAGCATAAAAGACGATGTTGTGGTATTTGTTGATAATTGCTACGGAGAATTTGTGGAGGAAATCGAGCCTTGCCAAGTCGGGGCTGACTTGATGGCTGGCTCGCTCATAAAAAATCCTGGCGGCGGTCTGGCCAAAATTGGCGGATATATAGTCGGAAAAGAAAAGTATGTAAAATCCTGTTCTTACCGGCTAACATCACCAGGGATCGGAGCAGAAGCTGGTGCCTCCCTTTATAGTTTACAAGAAATGTACCAAGGGTTTTTCCTTGCACCACATGTGGTTGGTCAAGCTTTAAAAGGTGCGGTATTTACAGCCTGTTTCTTAGAGCAATTTGGCATGAAAACAGAACCTTCTTGGGACGCAACTAGAACAGACCTGATTCAATCGGTTCAATTCGATTCGACAGAAAAAATGGTGGCATTCTGTCAAGCGATTCAATATGCTTCACCGATTAATTCCCACGTCACTCCATATCCAAGCTATATGCCAGGTTACGAAGACGATGTCATTATGGCTGCGGGAACTTTTATCCAAGGGGCAAGCCTTGAATTAACGGCCGACGGTCCAATCCGCCCGCCATATGTCGCCTATGTCCAGGGCGGATTAACTTATGAACATGTGAAATTAGCGGTTTGTTACGCGATGGATCGGGTATTATAA
- a CDS encoding MerR family transcriptional regulator: MANKEIRRSMPVFQIGAVMELTDLTARQIRYYEEQKLISPARTEGNRRLFSLNDIDRLLEIKDYLDQGINMAGIRKLMEVNQASSALEEDKAKDKSQKELSDEELRRLLREELLQAGRFQKSASLRQGDMSRFFH; this comes from the coding sequence ATGGCGAATAAAGAGATCCGACGTTCCATGCCTGTTTTTCAAATCGGTGCTGTCATGGAGCTGACTGATTTAACGGCCAGACAAATTAGATACTATGAAGAGCAGAAACTGATTTCACCAGCACGGACGGAAGGGAATCGCCGACTTTTTTCCCTCAATGACATTGACCGTCTTCTTGAAATTAAAGACTACTTAGATCAAGGGATCAATATGGCGGGGATCAGAAAACTAATGGAAGTGAATCAAGCATCTTCTGCACTTGAAGAGGATAAGGCTAAGGATAAAAGCCAAAAAGAATTAAGTGACGAAGAACTGCGCAGATTACTTCGTGAAGAGCTGCTTCAGGCTGGACGATTCCAAAAATCTGCATCTTTACGACAAGGGGATATGTCTAGATTTTTCCACTAA
- the glnA gene encoding type I glutamate--ammonia ligase, producing the protein MGRYSREDIKKFAKEENVKFIRLQFTDILGTIKNVEIPISQLDKALDNKMMFDGSSIEGFVRIEESDMYLYPDLDTWVIFPWTAEKGKVARLICDIYNPDGTPFAGDPRANLKRVLAEMEELGFTDFNLGPEPEFFLFKLNEKGEPTLDLNDNGGYFDLAPTDLGENCRRDIVLELEEMGFEIEASHHEVAPGQHEIDFKYASAVKACDDIQTFKLVVKTIARKHGLHATFMPKPLFGVNGSGMHSNLSLFRNGENAFYDPNGKLELSETAYQFIAGILKHAPNFTAITNPTVNSYKRLVPGYEAPVYVAWSARNRSPLMRIPASRGMSTRVEVRSVDPAANPYLAMAVLLKAGLDGIKNKFQAPAPIDRNIYVMTKQERVEAGIIDLPATLYHALENLKSDEIITSALGDHILDHFIEAKEIEWDMFRTQVHPWEREQYMQMY; encoded by the coding sequence ATGGGTAGATACTCAAGAGAAGATATTAAAAAGTTTGCTAAGGAAGAAAACGTGAAATTTATCAGACTTCAATTCACGGACATATTAGGAACCATTAAGAACGTTGAGATTCCAATCAGCCAATTAGATAAAGCATTAGACAATAAAATGATGTTCGATGGTTCATCTATTGAAGGATTTGTTCGTATCGAAGAATCTGATATGTATCTATATCCTGATTTAGACACTTGGGTAATCTTCCCATGGACGGCTGAAAAAGGTAAAGTGGCACGTTTGATTTGTGACATTTACAACCCAGACGGAACTCCATTTGCCGGGGACCCTCGTGCCAATCTAAAGAGAGTTCTTGCTGAAATGGAAGAACTGGGATTCACAGATTTCAACCTTGGACCTGAACCAGAATTCTTCTTATTCAAACTAAATGAAAAAGGCGAACCAACTCTTGATCTAAATGATAATGGCGGATACTTTGACCTTGCGCCAACAGACCTTGGTGAAAACTGCCGTCGCGATATCGTTCTTGAGCTTGAAGAAATGGGCTTTGAAATCGAAGCATCTCACCATGAGGTAGCCCCAGGACAACACGAAATTGACTTTAAATATGCAAGTGCAGTTAAAGCATGTGACGATATCCAAACTTTTAAGCTTGTAGTAAAAACAATTGCCCGTAAACACGGTTTACATGCAACGTTCATGCCAAAACCACTATTTGGTGTAAACGGAAGCGGAATGCACAGCAACCTTTCCCTATTCAGAAATGGTGAAAATGCGTTCTATGATCCAAATGGCAAGCTTGAACTAAGCGAAACAGCTTACCAATTTATCGCTGGAATTCTAAAGCATGCACCAAACTTTACGGCAATCACCAACCCAACCGTAAACTCTTACAAGCGCTTAGTACCTGGTTACGAAGCTCCAGTTTACGTAGCATGGTCTGCAAGAAACCGTTCTCCGCTTATGCGTATTCCTGCATCCCGCGGAATGAGCACACGTGTAGAAGTTCGCAGTGTAGACCCAGCAGCTAACCCATACTTAGCAATGGCTGTATTATTAAAAGCAGGTCTTGATGGAATCAAAAATAAATTCCAAGCACCTGCTCCAATTGACCGTAATATTTATGTGATGACAAAACAAGAAAGAGTAGAGGCTGGAATCATTGACCTTCCTGCAACTCTTTATCACGCTCTTGAAAATCTAAAGTCTGATGAAATCATCACTTCAGCTCTAGGGGATCACATTTTAGATCACTTCATTGAAGCAAAAGAGATTGAATGGGATATGTTCCGAACCCAAGTCCATCCTTGGGAGAGAGAACAATATATGCAAATGTACTAA
- a CDS encoding ferritin-like domain-containing protein has protein sequence MANQALEQIIHGLNLDLAWEYAAGIQYAQHASMLSGAAYFAIAEELEEHSKDEFNHAIELSRLIQYLGGIPTTQVAPRATSRNNEEMLRQDLQGEYDAIRRYLQRIQQLEALGMYDSSQIIREIVVTEQEHAIDLEVALGIEKTFIGPTKLSFE, from the coding sequence GTGGCAAACCAAGCATTAGAACAAATTATACATGGTCTGAATCTTGATTTAGCGTGGGAATATGCAGCAGGGATTCAATATGCACAACATGCTAGCATGCTTAGCGGTGCTGCTTATTTTGCTATTGCTGAGGAATTGGAGGAACATTCCAAAGATGAATTTAACCATGCAATTGAATTAAGTAGGCTAATTCAATATCTTGGAGGTATCCCTACAACACAAGTAGCACCCCGGGCTACTTCGAGGAACAATGAAGAAATGCTGCGTCAAGACCTACAAGGTGAATATGACGCGATTCGTCGCTATTTACAACGAATCCAACAACTTGAAGCACTTGGTATGTACGACTCCTCACAAATCATTAGAGAGATTGTGGTTACTGAACAAGAACATGCTATAGACCTAGAAGTAGCTTTGGGAATTGAAAAAACATTTATTGGTCCAACTAAGTTATCATTCGAATAA
- the lexA gene encoding transcriptional repressor LexA has protein sequence MTKLSKRQQDILNFIKDEVKSKGYPPSVREIGEAVGLASSSTVHGHLARLESKGLIRRDPTKPRAIEVLELEEDSIPRNEVRNVPIVGKVTAGIPITAIENVEEYFPLPERLAPQDEQVFMLEVMGDSMIEAGILDGDYVVVRQQQTARNGEIVVAMTEDDEATVKRFFKEKDFIRLQPENSTMDPIIVRNVVILGKVIGVYRHIH, from the coding sequence ATGACAAAACTTTCCAAAAGACAGCAAGATATTCTGAATTTTATAAAGGACGAAGTAAAAAGCAAAGGATATCCGCCATCTGTAAGAGAAATCGGAGAAGCTGTTGGACTTGCTTCGAGCTCAACGGTTCATGGTCATTTGGCAAGGCTTGAGAGCAAAGGACTCATTCGCAGAGACCCTACTAAACCGAGAGCAATTGAAGTGCTAGAGTTAGAGGAAGATAGCATCCCTAGAAATGAAGTGCGTAATGTACCTATTGTTGGTAAGGTTACAGCTGGGATCCCGATTACTGCGATTGAAAATGTCGAAGAGTACTTCCCTTTACCAGAAAGACTGGCACCACAGGATGAGCAGGTTTTTATGCTTGAAGTTATGGGTGACAGTATGATTGAAGCGGGTATTTTAGATGGTGACTATGTTGTAGTCAGACAGCAGCAAACGGCCCGAAATGGTGAAATTGTTGTTGCCATGACAGAAGACGACGAAGCAACAGTCAAACGATTTTTTAAAGAAAAAGATTTTATCCGATTACAGCCAGAAAATTCCACGATGGACCCGATTATCGTACGGAATGTTGTAATCCTTGGAAAAGTAATTGGTGTTTACCGTCATATTCATTAA